The following nucleotide sequence is from Echeneis naucrates chromosome 17, fEcheNa1.1, whole genome shotgun sequence.
GAAAGTCACAGTGAAAATTATGTTATTGAACATACTGACATACAAAtgcttttttgtatttgtgtagcAAGTTTCTCCAATGTCAAGCTTTCCTTTCGGCTACAGCTGACAGAAAATACTCCAAAATGACACCCGACGGACAACATAACCCAATCAGACCTTCAGTTAACGTTTGTCCTTGAGGTGGAGATGGACAAAGTTCAGGAAATACGTATGGATACAACAAAATACAGTGATCCATCTTGCCAGGACGCAGCATACTCACGGTTTTGAGCTGGGGCAGCgatctcctctttttttcccttctctcctcctcgtGCTACGGAGTGAGAGCCGTCAGCTGTTCCCCTCCATTCCGCCTCAGCGGAATAATGACTGAAACAAAGAGGGCACAGCTACAGGTTGCAGCGCGCACTTAATCGATGATGTGGCCAAGCTGCGGAGGACTTCCCGGGGTATCTCACTTCATTCCACCGGGAGGTCGGAATCTCAGCATAGGTCCGGAAGGATGAAATGTGTCCGACGTGCAAGCCATAGGCTACAGCGCCGCGCCAAAGTTGTCAGCACGGCGCGTAATTACCGGCTCTGCGCCTCCGGAGCGGCGCACAGCGGCCAGCCGTCTGAGAGCGCGGCTGCATGGGATTGAGTCAGAGGAACTCTATAACTTGCTACAGTCTCCACGTCGGCTCGAGTTGAGGTGGGAGGGAAACAGCGGGGTATCGGGAGTCGTGTCCGTGATGCAATGCGGGTACCGTCAGTGCCATGGCCCGCAGTTTTCTCCTTGGGTGCAGAAATCCGAGCGCTCCGGGCATTATCTGCGGAACCGCGGCGCACATTCGTCTGAATCAAGGCGGCGGGGATTTTTTTGCAAAGACAGGTGGAGGCTGGGAGAGAGGAGAACACAGCATGTGCCCAACACTGATGCTCTCCTTCCTCTgcatctttccctctctccctctctctctgtatgtgacaaaacatacacacacgcacgcacgcacacacgcattTTGAGGTATAATATTAGGCGTCATGAGTCTTAATAATGACACACATAAAGGACAAGGGCTCCGTCTGTCCATGTTGGGATGATGAAGGTGAGCACCAGTGTGTGAAATGAAGACGGATGGTGCACcctcctttgttttctgttatcCGTGACATTGACAGCTattataaccccccccccccacccccgacaTGACAATTGGATTGGAGCGTCACCGCGTCCTCCAGCTGCGCCACCCCGACATTACACCCTGATGGATGATTGCACGTTTCCGGGCGTAGACTGCTCGTTCATTTCTCCCATGAAGATATAAATACAGTTAGCAGGGTCGCTAGAAAACTTCAGATCGCTGATCAGGTTTGACAGGTTTGATTTCACCTCGTTCTTCtcatttgtaaatgtatttcttcCAGGGTAAGTTgcaaaataatgattttaaacAGCTATGCTCGGAGTGTGAAATGATGTAATAGCGATGTGGCTTGCCAACAACCTACAGATTTGTTCCTCTAAAAACAGTTTTCTGTCATGTATCTTTGTTATGTTAGACAGATAAGTCAGGGCACACAGCCTACACAGCCACAGACCTCACACACCCACAGGCTGCATGTGGGCAGGACAGATCCCTCTGACATCAGTTGTAAATTGCATGAACCCAAGCTACTATAGCTCTGCTCACCAGAGCAAACCACGAGAAAGGTAAATAGCATTATTTACTACAAGCAGCAGTGCCTGGATTTGATACCAGCTGTGTAAATTGAATCTTTCACAATAATAAATCATTAACCTTTTAGTCAGCAATCATGCTAGTTCTCCCAAGAGCAAcagaaggaaaagcaaaataGTTCCACTAATATCCATAAAATGCCATTATCATTCTGTGACATTTTGTAATGCTGCACAGCAGGAAAGTTGGAGCGCATCCTGCTCTCAGGCTAGATAACACTCGCACTTCCCACTACTGAATGAGAAGGTGGGAAATCAAGTGGTGAGAAGACAAAAAGGACATACAGCTCCTCTTCATGAGACAGTACAGTGGTCACAAGGCATTCTCCACCTGGCAAATCTCTTAATGGAACAAATGTGGACTCATCAGGAGAGGCCAAGCAGGGCATGGCTTTAACCAGTGAGTAGTGAGACTAATCAAGGTTTAACACATCTGGACAGATATTAATGTGAATAAAATGCCTGTCGCACTTCAAATTGTGTTCATCCAGGACTCTTGCTGATCTGTACGGTAGCCTCTAAGGTGTGGGATGCTGAGACCAAACCTATAGACTTTCTGTGTAATAGAGCTACCAGGAGGGATCTCAATATTGCTgcagaaatggagaaaacaCTGGTGAGGATGTGACTGACTTTCTTTGCAGTTAAGCGATAAGCCTTCcaaaaatgtctattttttcctcctgctgagCTGATGCAAACAACCTGTCTGTTCTCTGTTCTGTTGTCACCTGTGGTCTCCCATCGGTCAGTCGTTTGTTGTCCACCTGTTTGTCTGGCTTATGTCACCTCTTTTCCATGTCTCTTACTTGCCAGACCAAATGCAGTGGCATCACAACCCTCTCCACACCAGTTCAGCTCCCATGCACAGAGCTTCACGTGACGTCTTGGGAAAACAAATCAGTATGTTGTACGAGTCCAAAATCCATTCTGATTGTGGTTTCactatttgttatttttgaagTGTACCAGCAATCTCACTGCAgttgtttaaaataatatttcattgcCTTACCTTTTCTGTATGTGTTCCTGCAGCACCAGGAGAAGAGGGGAGACATAGGTGCATCCTTGAGGCTTCTTATTGAAGGTGTGAAAGTTTTGAGAGGTTTGAGTCATCCAGGATGCATGGCTTCACTACTGCAGAGATTggagaacaacatcaacaactaccTGCTCATTCTCACAAACCTTCAGCTGAGTGTAGGAAGCCGTCATTGTTTCAAACTGCATGCAGACAAGTGAATAAGCTCTTCAACGTGCAGTAATTTTGGATCAGTTTTCTACATGTCTGCGTGTTAccatttatttcactgtcaaaaagaacaaaatttaCATGAATATAGTTTAAATATGCCTTAACTTAAAAGTTGCTTGATAGACAACAAAGTGCTTAACAGATCTTCGATGAAATGCTCCCTTTTGAATTGAATCTAAACATCAACAAAATGCCTTTTCGCAAAAGaccaaacaaaagcaaatgtgcACTTAACTGGTTCTCTTTGACTAGTTTACTATTTAATTTAGAGACTATCAGTTTCCTGTGGTGTCGAAATATCCTGGTTTCTTGTAAATGTGTGGCTTTCTGTTCCCTGGGAGTGATGACATTATGTTGTGTGACCCTAGACTTTCCTTCCTCAGGACAAGAAGAAGATAGCAGTGCATACTTTTCCAATGAGACAGTTCTCAAAAGTCAAATGAGGCATGTGTTTTAGACAACATCCTAAAATTTGGAGGTTAAATAATTCCACTAgtcagtagtagtagtagtaacaGTCATTTTCTAAATGTTGCTCATTTCACCCAACCTTTTGGTTTGATGCCTAAgcaccttttccttttttcttcttcacattctttctgttgattttaaaaacccttcataactgttttctttttgaaccGGCAGGGGCCAACAGTGAGTCCATCCCTGTCTTGCATTCCTCGCAGCTCACAGAGTCTGAGGACAGTCTTGTTGAGATACAACCAGTTGATATCAGGCAAACTGGAGCAATTCATGGTTAACCTGGAGAACAGATGCACAAATTCAGTGACTCAACAGCGATTTTAATGGAGCCATTATTCTTGATAAAAGTGGGTTCATTTCAGCTCATAGCCATTGAAGTCCACCAGCGCAAAACAACAAGATTAAGGATTAAGATGAAGTTTCTCTACATCATAAAATTGTCACATGTAAAAATATGTCTTTCTTTTGTATATTTCCCTAAGTagattcaaacaaaaaacaaaatacaaaaagaagtaaaaacagaaCGATCTATGAGCAGAGTAAGACACATATCTGTGGTGATGagtatcattaaaaaaaattgtgtgcaAAATGAGAGCAGGATGGTTTAAATTTGGTTTTAGGTCAGTGGAAACAGTATAAATGTGCAATCGACGAAAGTGAAGTAGTGTATCTGTCAGTTTGGCTGCTCTCCATCCACACAGtgagaactaaaaaaaaaatctacttggTTATTTGAGTTAGTTTTACATATTTGTTCTGAAGTCAAGCATAGTTGTTATGCTAGTGGTCCCCAGTCACtgaacattaaataaaacaatataagcTACTTATTAGACTTTTCTGACCAATGTTGAAGACTGGAAAAATATAGCTGCTATGATTTTGCTAATTCTCTTTGCACTTTTAGATCTTacttctgtttacattttcactttaaaagttGAGTAGCTGTaaagttgtgtatttttcaATGTATGTCTTTGTTCTATTTGAAAAAATCTACTTCAGGTTCTAATGAGAATGGCTTAATGCTTAAAAGATCTAAGGATTTAGACATTTTTTACAACCTTATATCAACACAAATGCTGTTTATGATGATCTAATACCTTGCTAAAAGATATTCAATAAAAACGTCATTTCtatctgatatatatatatattatatatatatattgttcatgtatttatttgaagtATGTGTATTTGCTAGTTAGCGTGacagtcattttaatttctaGGCCATTACCTGACAAAGCCTAGCTTTAAAGAAATTACCGGTCACGATATTAATCGAGGTGACACGGAGTGATTGGATGAGCCAGTTTCAGAAAGTCACACATTGTTTTTGAACCCCGGCTCATTAGACAGCCGACCTTACCTGCAGAGGAGGGGATCCGGATCCGGATCAGATGAAGGATCCCCATGTAGCTAAAGCAGCTACACGCTAAAGCCACCGTTAGCTGCAGCAGCGCGGACGTCAGCTAACGGTCGAGCACGTGCGCCCGAAAGACATTTTGAGCCGCGGCTACGTCCGGTTAGCTTTAATTTAGCTCCATGTCAGAAAAGTCTCCTCTGCTCAGTTACCGGCTGACCACCGGCACCGAGCCCAAACCTGTGGCCGAACCCGGCGGCGCATCGGCAGGCAAAGATGGCCGACGGGCGAAAGGCAAAACCTCTCCGAAGCTCGGAGTGGTGTTTGGGGTGGTCATACCAACTTTACTGTCCATGTTCAGCGTCGTTGTATTTCTACGGATTGGTGAGTTAGGGGAACAAAATGTCATCAAAGGGCTTAATTAGCTCCCGCTAAGTGGAAAAGCTCATGCTAACAAGTGAACACAGGATATTATCTTGCTTGACAGCCATTTTGGGCGAAATTGAGCCATTGAACTATAGGGCTACAGTCTAATATATGTATTTTGACAATCGATTAATCCAACGATGATTATCTTTTATtaattgttttctgtgaaatataGGAATGGGGAATGTCAATTCTAACTTTGTACAGCCTGAAAACTCACTTTTACATCTCATGTTCTGTCCCCCCAACAATCAAAGCTGTCATGTGGCGCCAAAATGTAACAGTTACTAAAGCTAAAAGTGAAACATAACTAACTAACTGGTAGAGTTACTAAATGCACTTGGGTGTTTGCACAATACAAAATGCCATTTCACGTCATTTCACTCTGAAGCAGaaaactgatgtttttgtggATTTGGCCCAGTTGAGCTATCTTAAGTTTCAAAGATACTCTGTTTCCTTAAAAAAGGTACGAAACAATAGTAATGTTGCAGCCCCAAAGTTGGGCTACATGATGAATTTAAGATTCTTTCTCCTTCTGGCAGGATTTGTTGTGGGCCAAGCGGGTCTTTATCAGTCTATTGCCATGTTCCTGGTGGCCTACTGCATTATCACAATGACTGTGCTTTCCGTGTGCGCCATCTCCACTAATGGGGCTTTAGATGCTGGAGGTGCCTATTGTATCCTTTACTACAGTAAAAGTTGGCTTAAAATATGTCAATCTTGTCTGTCTGatgaatgaacaacaaaaaaaaaacaaaaacgaacaACCCTGCGTTTAACTTCTcctgatgatttattttgtccaacaatttttgtttacttccttGGTTTACCTTAATCAATTCCTTAACTTAACTCCCCAGACATGATCAGTCGAGCTCTGGGTCCAGAGTTTGGTGGCAGCATTGGGatcatgtttttctttgccaatgTGTGTGGTAGTGCTCTCTACATTTTGGGTCTTGTTGAGGCTATCTTGTCTGCGTTTGGCATTCCAGAAGGTAATGTCTACGGTAGGTAATCCCCAAATTTTAATGTGTTGGTATATGAATTAACTGTTTTACTGGCCCTCCTCAGAGGGGGTTGTGTCTGTTGCAGGTCTCCATCAGGTGTTGCCTTCAGGATTCTGGTGGTCTTTGCTCTATGGCACTATCCTGCTCTTTCTGTGCTTTATTGTCTGCTTGGTGAGATGCAattatttttgtgatatttaatttttccGTATTTATGTTGTATATTATTATCATCTCATCCTGGGCTTGGACAAGTGGACaggtgtgatttatttttttatatttcaagctATATTTTGTCCAATACAGAAAAATTGAGAATAAAATGACTCGTCTAAATCTTGCTAGCTAGGTTTATGTTATGACACAAACCTGACTTGACCTTGTTCAAATAAATTACTTTggaaaatgacatattttatgtGTAATGGgatataatattaaaatatgtcCTATTAGGATGAAGAATTTCCATGAATAAATTATATTGCAAATGACCTTGGACTAAAGTGAACAGTTAAAAGAAAACCTGGACTTCACAGTGGTGCAAAGTCAAAGTTCGAATGAGCCTTGTTGttatgattgtttttttatatcttgCTTAACATTAGTATTATTATAGTAGTATTATATCTGAATGTATAATATGCCACTAATTCCTCAATGCACCACATTTTTCATCACAGGTGGGAGCCCACATCTATGCAAAAGCCacatttgtgattttcattattGTAACAGCGGTCCTGGCTTCcattttcatcagtttcttTATTGTGGATCCTGTTTTGGTGAGCCTACCAGATACCTCGCTTTTAAACAGCACCGGTCTAAGTCTTGCCAATTACACTGGTTTCCAGCTCCATACCCTGGAGGACAACCTATTGCGTAAGTGTTGTGATTAATGCTAATTTTatcagcttttttccccctccaacTTTAATAATGATGGACTTGTtaggatttttttgtttgtttgttcaagCAGAACACAAAACTTAATTGCTGTACAAAGATGATGCTTCATATATAATGATTGAAGTGTCTTGTTGCTACTTCTAGCTGATTACACAATAGACTACACTACTGGTTCCATGATGAGCTTTGCCACAGTGTTTGCTGTCATGTTCAATGGCTGCACTGGAATTATGGCAGGCTCCAATATGTCAGGTAAGGCAGTTTTGAAATAACcaatacataaataacaaataGCTTTTGGTGGCACTGATTTTTATCCACAGTATATAGTGTACGACCCAACTTTCACAGAACTTCAATACAGTATTGGTATATTTAggtgctgtttattttattgtttcaaaaGGAGGCTCTTGTTTTACAGGTGATCTGAAAAATCCCAGCTTTTCCATCCCAAGAGGAACACTTGTAGCGGTCCTTATAACTTTCATCACCTACAATCTGCTTAGTCTACTGGCTGCCTGGTCATGTGATCGgtcagacacacaaatccatCTACTGTCAGACATGCTTATATAAAGCCATCATAAATAAGTGGAAATGTAACACAAAAGGGTTATATTGGTGCCATACTCTGTAGAAAAATTGCCATCACTTACATAAATcacatgaatatatatattacatattttaaaatacatattcACATATTTTTGTTGTCTCTGAGAGGTAGGTGCAATATGATatattattcaatattttatttttcatgcaaaaTACACATGAAAATTCAGCATGGTTAACGCAGTGTAAATCTGTCCTTTTGTACATGGTTgacttattttgtattttaactttaattCATTACATGTAGTCGTCTACTTCAAAAGGACTACAGTTTCATGGGCGACATTAATATATGGCCACCCCTGGTCACAGTTGGGATTTATTCCTCCAGTATGTCTGCTGCCATGAGTAACCTGATAGGAGCCTCCAGGATCCTATATGCTCTCTCAAAAGACAACCTGTTTGGTGAGCTTCCTGCCCATAAGTCCTGCTATTCAATTTTTGGATTGTGATTGCCTGTTATTCAGAATCTTCAGAAttgcatgaataaaatatttttttggtcATTGGTAGAGCGTAGTATTGGCTCACATGTCCTTTGACCATTTCTGTAGTGCACGGGATTTAATTACTAGCTTTGCTTGTTTAGGTTATGATCAGGGCTTAATAGTTGAGCCAGAATATATGAAAGCATATCCAGCTCCAGCTTGTCTTCCATAAAGCTGAGTCAACATTTTTATAATTGACCATCTGTTGGAAGAGGCCTCCATCTCAAATGTGAGAAATTGACACTTTGTATTAATTTaatcatgtttcattttcctAGTGGAGGCATGTTCATTTGGAAAGCATCAATTGACAACAGATGGCTTGGTGTGTTGACTgtttcagaatttaaaaaataaatgcataaaaaatttGTCATTGTTGGCTTAAGGACAAATGCAGGATGACTCAGTTGTTTATCTGATTTAGGACCATGAGCAATAacagtgactttgtttttgctAACTTTTATAAATCACTACAGGTGGTGTCCTAGCTCTAGCAAGGAAAACGTCTCATAGTGGGAACCCCTGGGCCTCAGTGCTTGTCTCCTGGTTGCTTGTACAGGTAAGGACCAATTCTACCTTATAAAAGGAGTTAATGATTTCCCCAAATAACTACAGTTTGAGTGAATAACTGATCAGCCACAATGTAAagggctgcaaaaaaaaaaaaagtttgtcaaaCAACAGATGAAGATTGAAAGTTATAGCCCCCTGAACCTTTACTCATTTTacttaatgtttttattgtctaAAAGAAATAGGAAGCACCATTTAAATAGCATTGAAGATGACTTGGACAAAATCTGAATATTGTCAACATTTGCTTAggttacaaaataattttcagtaTGCTGTATATTGTCTATTTTTCAAGCCGGACTGGAGGCTAATAAATTAGCAGCTGACCAACCAAATAGATGTGAGATCTGAGTTGATCTTTTCTTTCCAACTAAGCAATGCAAAACAATTGCATTGTGCTTTGCTTAAGATTGGAAGAATGTTTGGTAGATTAAGAGTGTTAGCAGTCTGAATTGTTTTGCAGGTAGATGAATCAGGTCGTAACCCTTTTGCACTAGTAAGGGCACTCTTAAGGGCAATATTATGCTGTACAGAATAAGCATATTGGCTGGATAACACAATTTGCTAGAAgctatttgattttttttggcaaaaccaTGGACACAGCTATAATCTAAACAAGTCCAGCTGTTTATCATCATTCAAGTCAGGGGACATCAagaattttgttttcataagGGGAGCCATATTGTTTGTAATCAGTTTTCACGTACATGAATATGTATGCCAGCTCCTGCTCACTTGTGTTCGTTGAATGAGATCAAAGATGAAGATGCAAAATATTGATTAGATATTTGTTACTTTTCTGTAgagtgaaatttaaaaaaaataaattaagcaaTGCATTGAACTACTGTAAAACAATTTCATGTTCTTTATTTTTGCCACTAGGTGGTGCTCTTTGCTGGTAAATTGAACACCATCGCTGGAATTGTAaccattttcttcttgttggTCTATGCTGCTGTGAACCTGGCCTGTTTGGCTCTTGAATGGGCTTCTGCACCAAACTTCAGGTAGAGTCTGGCATATTGTAGTAAACTAAGATTCCTGTTCTGCAGTGACTAAAACGTCATAACTacatgatgatttatttatttttcatatgtaTTTATCACGTTATTGacttaatgtctttttttttttctctctctttctctctcttcttcttttaataTAGACCTTCATTCCGTTGTTTTACCTGGCATACCTGCACGTTGGGCATCCTTGGTTGTCTGGTCATGATGTTCCTTATCAGTGCCATTTATGCCTTTGCCAGTATAGCCTTCATGCTGCTATTACTGATGCTTATCCACTACCTTGGTCCCATCAGCAACTGGGGATACATCAGCCAGGCTCTCATCTTCCATCAGGTGGTCACAAATAAGCCATTCAATTTTTACACTAAGcaacattatttcaaacatTCACATAAATTGTTAGATTATTGATTctcttcatcacattttattgACTCAGGTACGCAAGTACCTGTTGATGTTGGATGTGCGGAAAGATCATGTTAAATTCTGGAGGCCTCAGGTGCTGCTGATGGTGGCAAACCCTCGCAGCTGTACAGGTCTTATGACTTTCATCAATGACCTTAAGAAGAGTGGCCTCTATGTACTGGGACATGTAAAGCTGGGTTTACTGGGTGAGAACTTTATTCGAAGGAGGCAGAGATAAGTTATTTAATATACCAGTCAAAAAAAAGAACCCCTCAGAGAAGGAAACGGTTCTGCTCTCTCTTGACAGATGGGCTGCCCTCAGATCCTTTGCAGAGCCGTTACGACTCCTGGTTGTCTTTAGTGGATCATCTAAGCATAAAGGCATTTGTCAACCTTACCCTTGCTGACTCTGTCCGGCATGGAGTCCAGAACCTGCTTTTTATTACAGGATTTGGTGGGCAAGTTTACCTTATGGCCATATAGAAATTATGCTTATCCATCTTGAATTCTGTTTGGATACTTGCAACTCTTATGGCTCTTAATCAAAATatgcatttgatttgtttgcatttaGGTGGAATGAGGCCTAACACCATTGTCTTGGGTTTCTATGATGACTGCACCCCTCAAGACCACCTCCAAGATAAAATTCTTGTTTCTACAGGCCATGGCTTGGATGCACTCTGTCCAACCAAAGAGCCTGGAGAGCAGCGATCCCCCTTCTTCCCAAATGTCCGGTGTGCTGAGGATCCCAAAGACCTTCAGGAGGAGGAATATGTGTCAGTTATTGCTGATGCTGTAAAGATGGGGAAGAACGTGACACTGGCTCGTTACTTCAGCCTGTTCAAACGGGAGGAGGTCTTGGGGTCGGGAAGAAAGATTGGAGGTCATCAAAATATGACAGGGCCATTTGTTGACGTGTGGCCTCAAAATCTGCTTCGACCAGACAGTTGCCGTTATGTCGACATCTGCTCACTGTTCCTCTTGCAGCTGGCTTGTGTGCTTCAAGAGACCCGTGCGTGGAAACAGGCAAAACTCCGCCTCTTCCTATGTGTGGAGGCTGGGTGCAGTCtacaggaagaagaggaaacaaaactcAGGGTGATGCTGAAAGACCTAAGAATATCAGCCCAGGTGCAGATGGTGGCTTGGGATGACGTGGTAGCGCTGCACTGGCATAGACAAGGAGGAAGGGAGACCCGAAAACTGGAGTCTGCACAGAGTGTGAAGCGGATGGAGAAAGAACAGGAAGCTGAGAATAAAAATGATATCCAGATATTCCCCAATAATGTTGCCCAGCTTACAGATGAATATATCTGTGCTGTCAACAGCCTGATTCACCACCATGGAGCCCTGAAACCTGCTGTGCGTTTCCTGTATTTGCCACGTCCACCAGCAGACACGAATCGTTACTCTGCCTACTTGCATCAGGTGGACCTGTTGAGTCGAAACCTTGGCCCAACACTGCTTATTCATGGGGTCACTCCTGTAGTCACTACGGATCTCTAGATTTTTCTATTATCGCCTTAATGTATCAGCAGTCTTGATCCTTTGTCTAAACCTGGAAGGAATCCTGCCCccaaattattaatttgatatttAAGCTGTCAATCATGACATCAGATCTGAAATTTAGATGCGAGTCAGTCATATTAATATTTGATATTAACATGGCCACCATATAGTGACAACACTGCAAAATGTATTTGACATCAAGTTTACTTGTGCCTTTCGGTGGAGCTATATTATTATCCAAATGTAGACTGCACATTTTGtgtaatgaaaagaagaaaagttctTGTACTACCCTCCTCTAATTAAAGTGGAGGAGGTCTTAAGTATTAGTCACATGCTCTtgctctactttttttttttttttttttgcacttgttAAAATAGCATTCACACATGAGCTTCACTGTTGACTTTTTGGTAATgttaatagaaaaataaattcattgaACTGTTGTATTACCtcttcattttgaatttaattttttaatttttctttttaatgagcAGAGAAAGGCCTACAGCTTCTCAATAATTCTATTCCTCCTGTATATCACATCaaattttacattcatttgtcTGTTCACTCCATGGGTGAGGCATTAGTAGGTTGCCTGGTGAACACCAGCAAAGGATGATGTAGTATCATAGCTGTAGTGATTGTTGCCATATCAAGTCAGTCTTTACTAGGTTGTTGATAGATTAATATTCATAATTTGATGAGTTTAAAACTTGAacttttgtcacacaag
It contains:
- the LOC115058294 gene encoding solute carrier family 12 member 9-like encodes the protein MSEKSPLLSYRLTTGTEPKPVAEPGGASAGKDGRRAKGKTSPKLGVVFGVVIPTLLSMFSVVVFLRIGFVVGQAGLYQSIAMFLVAYCIITMTVLSVCAISTNGALDAGGAYYMISRALGPEFGGSIGIMFFFANVCGSALYILGLVEAILSAFGIPEEGVVSVAGLHQVLPSGFWWSLLYGTILLFLCFIVCLVGAHIYAKATFVIFIIVTAVLASIFISFFIVDPVLVSLPDTSLLNSTGLSLANYTGFQLHTLEDNLLPDYTIDYTTGSMMSFATVFAVMFNGCTGIMAGSNMSGDLKNPSFSIPRGTLVAVLITFITYNLLSLLAAWSCDRRLLQKDYSFMGDINIWPPLVTVGIYSSSMSAAMSNLIGASRILYALSKDNLFGGVLALARKTSHSGNPWASVLVSWLLVQVVLFAGKLNTIAGIVTIFFLLVYAAVNLACLALEWASAPNFRPSFRCFTWHTCTLGILGCLVMMFLISAIYAFASIAFMLLLLMLIHYLGPISNWGYISQALIFHQVRKYLLMLDVRKDHVKFWRPQVLLMVANPRSCTGLMTFINDLKKSGLYVLGHVKLGLLDGLPSDPLQSRYDSWLSLVDHLSIKAFVNLTLADSVRHGVQNLLFITGFGGMRPNTIVLGFYDDCTPQDHLQDKILVSTGHGLDALCPTKEPGEQRSPFFPNVRCAEDPKDLQEEEYVSVIADAVKMGKNVTLARYFSLFKREEVLGSGRKIGGHQNMTGPFVDVWPQNLLRPDSCRYVDICSLFLLQLACVLQETRAWKQAKLRLFLCVEAGCSLQEEEETKLRVMLKDLRISAQVQMVAWDDVVALHWHRQGGRETRKLESAQSVKRMEKEQEAENKNDIQIFPNNVAQLTDEYICAVNSLIHHHGALKPAVRFLYLPRPPADTNRYSAYLHQVDLLSRNLGPTLLIHGVTPVVTTDL